One window of Fusobacterium polymorphum genomic DNA carries:
- a CDS encoding metal ABC transporter solute-binding protein, Zn/Mn family — protein sequence MKKIFKLLTVMMISLFIVACGEKKEEAKTSNEISKIKVTTTLNYYQNLIEEIGGDKVEVTGLMKEGEDPHLYVATAGDVEKLQNADLVVYGGLHLEGKMTDIFSNLSNKYILNLGDQLDKSLLHKEDENTYDPHVWFNTKFWAIQAKSVADKLSEISPENKDYFENNLQTYLKSLDEATEYIQAKINEIPEESRYLITAHDAFAYFAEQFGLQVKAIQGVSTDSEIGTKQIEDLANFIVEHNIKAIFVESSVNHKSIEALQEAVKAKGGNVVIGGELYSDSMGDKENNTETYIKTIKANADTISNALK from the coding sequence ATGAAAAAAATATTTAAATTATTGACTGTTATGATGATTTCTTTGTTTATTGTTGCTTGTGGGGAGAAAAAAGAGGAAGCTAAAACTTCTAATGAAATATCAAAAATAAAAGTTACAACAACTTTAAATTATTATCAAAATTTAATTGAAGAAATTGGTGGAGATAAAGTTGAAGTTACAGGACTTATGAAAGAAGGAGAAGACCCACATCTATATGTAGCAACAGCAGGAGATGTAGAAAAGTTACAAAATGCTGATTTAGTTGTCTATGGAGGACTACACCTTGAAGGTAAGATGACAGATATATTTTCAAATCTATCTAATAAATATATTTTAAATTTAGGAGATCAATTAGATAAATCTCTTTTACATAAAGAAGATGAAAATACTTATGATCCACATGTTTGGTTTAATACAAAATTCTGGGCTATACAAGCTAAATCTGTTGCTGATAAATTAAGTGAAATATCGCCTGAAAATAAGGATTATTTTGAAAATAATTTACAAACTTATTTAAAATCTTTAGATGAAGCAACTGAATATATACAAGCTAAAATAAATGAAATTCCAGAAGAATCAAGATATTTAATTACGGCACATGATGCTTTTGCATATTTTGCTGAACAATTTGGTTTACAAGTAAAAGCTATACAAGGAGTTTCAACTGATTCCGAAATAGGAACTAAACAAATTGAAGATTTAGCTAATTTTATAGTTGAGCATAATATAAAAGCTATTTTTGTTGAATCTTCTGTAAATCATAAAAGTATAGAAGCCTTACAAGAAGCAGTAAAAGCAAAAGGTGGAAATGTAGTAATTGGTGGAGAATTATATTCAGATTCTATGGGAGATAAAGAAAATAACACAGAAACATATATAAAAACAATAAAAGCAAATGCTGATACTATATCAAATGCTTTAAAATAG
- a CDS encoding EamA family transporter codes for MWFVFAILSAIFAALTSILAKIGIEGVNSNLATAVRTIVVVLMAWFMVFITGNQNGIVDISKKSWIFLILSGLATGASWLCYYKALQLGEASKVVPIDKLSIVITIILAFIFLGEQITLKTLIGCCLIVTGTFIMIL; via the coding sequence ATGTGGTTTGTTTTTGCTATTTTATCAGCTATTTTTGCAGCATTAACTTCAATTTTAGCAAAAATTGGAATTGAAGGTGTCAATTCAAATCTGGCAACAGCTGTAAGAACTATTGTTGTTGTACTTATGGCTTGGTTTATGGTTTTCATAACTGGAAATCAAAATGGAATTGTAGATATAAGTAAAAAAAGTTGGATATTTTTAATTCTGTCAGGATTAGCAACTGGTGCTTCTTGGCTTTGTTATTATAAAGCATTACAACTTGGAGAAGCTTCAAAAGTTGTTCCTATTGACAAATTAAGTATAGTTATAACTATTATCCTAGCCTTTATATTTTTAGGAGAACAAATCACATTAAAAACTTTAATTGGTTGTTGCTTAATTGTTACAGGAACTTTTATTATGATTTTATAA
- a CDS encoding N-acyl-D-amino-acid deacylase family protein — protein MSTILIKNGTLIDGSGSKRYLADILIENEKIKKIGKLDLTADKVIDASGKIVSPGFIDTHSHSDLKVLIEPFVEPKIRQGITTEILGQDGISMAPLPEEYVSSWRKNLAGLDGDSDELKWDWKNTDGYLNLISKTGSGPNELYLVPHGNIRMEAMGLEARVATKEELEKMKEITRREMEAGVAGLSTGLIYIPCAYAETEELIEICKVAAEYGRPLVIHQRSEADTMLESMQEVIRIAKESGVKIHFSHFKICGQKNWKLIEPVIALLDKCKEEGINVSYDQYPYVAGSTMLGVILPPWAHAGGTDKLIERLKDKSLREKMKKDIIEGIPGWDNFIDFAGFDGIYVTSVKTDKNQDCIGKNLTEIAEMRGKEKFDAVFDLLMEEENAVGMYDYYGKDEHIVTFMKRPESNICTDGLLGGKPHPRVYGSFPRVLGKFVREMQTMSLEEAIYKMTHKPAVTFKIDNRGLLKEDYFADIVIFDETKIIDKGTFIEPTQFPDGIDYVLVNGKFAVKEGKSTYELGGKVIRIER, from the coding sequence ATGTCTACAATTTTAATAAAAAATGGAACTTTAATTGATGGAAGTGGAAGTAAAAGATATTTAGCTGATATTTTAATAGAAAATGAAAAAATAAAAAAAATAGGTAAATTAGATCTTACAGCAGATAAAGTAATAGATGCTTCTGGAAAAATTGTTTCACCTGGTTTTATTGATACACATAGTCATTCTGATTTAAAAGTTTTAATAGAACCATTTGTAGAACCTAAAATTAGACAAGGAATTACAACAGAAATTTTAGGACAAGATGGAATTTCTATGGCACCACTTCCTGAAGAATATGTTAGCTCTTGGAGAAAAAATTTGGCAGGATTAGATGGAGATAGTGATGAATTAAAATGGGATTGGAAAAATACAGATGGTTATCTTAATTTAATTTCAAAAACTGGTTCTGGACCAAATGAATTATATTTAGTACCTCATGGAAATATAAGAATGGAAGCTATGGGATTGGAAGCAAGAGTAGCAACAAAAGAAGAACTAGAAAAAATGAAAGAAATAACTAGAAGAGAAATGGAAGCAGGAGTAGCAGGACTTTCAACAGGTCTTATTTACATCCCTTGTGCTTATGCAGAGACAGAAGAATTAATAGAAATTTGTAAAGTTGCTGCTGAATATGGAAGACCTCTAGTTATTCACCAAAGAAGTGAAGCAGATACTATGTTAGAGTCTATGCAAGAAGTTATCAGAATAGCAAAAGAAAGTGGAGTAAAAATTCATTTTTCACATTTTAAAATTTGTGGACAAAAAAATTGGAAATTAATAGAACCAGTAATAGCACTATTGGATAAATGTAAAGAAGAAGGAATTAATGTTTCTTATGATCAATATCCTTATGTAGCAGGAAGTACAATGTTAGGTGTAATTTTACCTCCTTGGGCACATGCTGGTGGAACTGATAAATTAATAGAAAGATTAAAAGATAAATCATTACGTGAAAAGATGAAAAAAGATATTATAGAAGGTATTCCAGGATGGGATAATTTTATAGATTTTGCAGGTTTTGATGGTATTTATGTAACATCTGTAAAAACAGATAAAAATCAAGACTGTATAGGTAAAAATTTAACCGAAATCGCAGAAATGAGAGGTAAAGAAAAGTTTGACGCTGTATTTGATTTATTAATGGAAGAAGAAAATGCAGTAGGTATGTATGATTACTATGGAAAAGATGAACATATAGTAACTTTTATGAAAAGACCAGAAAGTAATATTTGTACAGATGGATTATTGGGTGGAAAACCTCATCCAAGAGTATATGGTTCTTTTCCAAGAGTTCTAGGAAAATTTGTTCGTGAAATGCAAACAATGTCTTTAGAAGAAGCTATATATAAAATGACTCATAAACCTGCAGTAACATTTAAAATAGACAATAGAGGTTTATTGAAAGAAGATTATTTTGCAGACATAGTAATCTTTGATGAAACTAAAATTATAGATAAAGGAACTTTTATTGAACCAACTCAATTTCCAGATGGAATAGATTATGTATTAGTAAATGGAAAATTTGCTGTAAAAGAAGGAAAATCTACTTATGAATTAGGTGGAAAAGTAATAAGAATAGAAAGATAA
- a CDS encoding sodium:solute symporter family protein, whose amino-acid sequence MNRTQIIALIIILLYMGATVLIGLIASKKKEEKKQSNDDFLMAGKSLGPVVLAGTLFAANTGGASTTGIATNVFKYGLSASWYVIAGGIGFILVSFIAPYFRRAQANTVPEIISKRYGKASHIFTAFTSILALFMATGAQIIATASIINVVTGFNFKTAAIVSTIVVIIYTMFGGFKSVTAANLMHVLFITIGMAIAMFIMVNNEAVGGFQALFEKAKNIQDADGNSRDFLSMTKIGATTIIGYIAMYFMTFPTGQEIVQTYCSAKDGKSAKIGSVLAGLVSAVYAIVPAIIGLLAYVCIDGYILEGAQKNALAQATITFAPPIVAGIVLAAIVAATMSSASGNMIGTATMFTNDIFTPYINKGIKDDKKEIWISKIAMLVVGVAGLFIALEASNVISVMMGAFALRSAGPFAAFICGIFYKNVTKRAGFLSIIAGTIVAAIWIYILKTPWGLNAMVPGGIVAFIVIFVGSYIERKMGVEAAPEIEFENI is encoded by the coding sequence ATGAATAGAACACAAATTATAGCTCTGATAATTATTTTATTATATATGGGAGCAACTGTTCTTATTGGACTTATTGCTTCTAAGAAAAAAGAAGAAAAGAAACAAAGTAATGATGACTTCTTAATGGCTGGAAAATCACTAGGACCAGTTGTACTTGCAGGAACTTTATTTGCTGCTAACACAGGAGGAGCTAGTACAACAGGAATTGCAACAAATGTTTTTAAATATGGTTTATCAGCTTCATGGTATGTTATAGCTGGAGGAATTGGATTTATTCTTGTGTCATTTATAGCACCATATTTTAGAAGAGCACAAGCTAACACAGTTCCAGAAATTATAAGTAAAAGATATGGAAAAGCTTCTCATATTTTTACAGCATTTACCTCAATATTAGCTTTATTTATGGCAACAGGAGCTCAAATAATTGCAACAGCTTCTATTATAAATGTTGTTACTGGTTTTAATTTTAAAACAGCTGCAATAGTAAGTACAATAGTAGTCATTATTTATACTATGTTTGGTGGATTTAAGTCAGTTACTGCTGCAAATTTAATGCATGTTTTATTTATTACTATTGGAATGGCAATAGCAATGTTTATTATGGTAAATAATGAAGCTGTTGGTGGATTTCAGGCTCTATTTGAAAAAGCTAAAAATATACAAGATGCTGATGGCAATAGTAGAGATTTTTTAAGTATGACTAAAATAGGAGCAACAACTATTATAGGATATATAGCAATGTATTTTATGACTTTCCCAACTGGTCAAGAAATAGTTCAAACATATTGTTCTGCTAAAGATGGAAAATCAGCTAAAATAGGTTCTGTACTTGCAGGACTTGTATCAGCAGTCTATGCAATAGTTCCAGCAATTATAGGTCTTTTAGCTTATGTTTGTATAGATGGATATATATTAGAAGGAGCTCAAAAAAATGCCTTAGCTCAAGCAACTATAACATTTGCTCCTCCAATTGTAGCAGGAATTGTTTTAGCAGCAATAGTAGCAGCTACAATGAGTAGTGCTTCTGGAAATATGATTGGAACAGCAACTATGTTTACAAATGATATTTTTACACCATATATAAATAAGGGAATTAAAGATGATAAAAAAGAAATATGGATTTCTAAGATAGCAATGCTTGTAGTAGGAGTAGCAGGTTTATTCATTGCACTTGAAGCGAGTAATGTAATTAGTGTTATGATGGGTGCTTTTGCACTCAGAAGTGCAGGGCCATTTGCAGCTTTTATTTGTGGGATATTTTATAAAAATGTTACTAAAAGAGCAGGATTCTTATCTATTATTGCAGGAACAATAGTAGCAGCAATATGGATTTATATTTTAAAAACTCCTTGGGGATTAAATGCAATGGTACCTGGTGGAATTGTAGCCTTTATAGTAATATTTGTAGGATCTTATATTGAAAGAAAAATGGGAGTTGAAGCAGCTCCTGAAATAGAGTTTGAAAATATATAA
- a CDS encoding YgeY family selenium metabolism-linked hydrolase, producing the protein MLTKERKERVVAALQKAIQAKSYSGEEKGVVEYLEKLFKDIGYDTVHIDRYGNIIGCIKGKKNGLKVLMDGHMDTVPVQEEKWKENAFGGEIKDGKIYGRGTSDMKGALISMVLAGAYFAEDTKKDFSGEIYVAGIVHEECFEGVAAREVSEYVKPDVVIIGEASELNLKIGQRGRAEIVVETFGKPAHSANPEKGINAVYKMMKLIEKIKTLPMTHQDKLGYGILELTDIKSLPYPGASVVPDYCRATYDRRLLVGETMEGVLKPIQDCIDELKKEDPELEAKVSYAIGKEKCWTGEEIKGERFFPGWLYDEKEEYIQKAYSGLKAIGQNPIITYYNFCTNGSHYAGEAKIHTIGYGPSKENLAHVIDEYVEVEQIEKVTEGYYAILEAYLGK; encoded by the coding sequence ATGTTAACAAAAGAAAGAAAAGAGAGAGTAGTAGCAGCCTTACAAAAAGCAATACAAGCTAAGAGTTATTCAGGAGAAGAAAAAGGTGTAGTTGAATATTTAGAAAAATTATTTAAAGATATTGGATATGATACAGTTCATATAGATCGTTATGGTAATATTATTGGCTGTATTAAAGGAAAGAAAAATGGTTTAAAAGTCTTAATGGATGGACATATGGATACAGTGCCTGTACAGGAAGAAAAATGGAAAGAAAATGCTTTTGGTGGAGAAATAAAAGATGGAAAAATCTATGGAAGAGGAACTTCTGATATGAAGGGAGCCTTAATTTCAATGGTTTTAGCAGGAGCGTATTTTGCAGAAGATACCAAAAAAGATTTTTCTGGGGAAATATATGTTGCTGGAATTGTTCATGAAGAATGTTTTGAAGGAGTTGCTGCAAGAGAAGTCAGCGAATATGTTAAACCTGACGTTGTCATTATAGGTGAAGCCTCTGAATTAAATTTAAAAATAGGTCAAAGAGGAAGAGCAGAAATTGTAGTTGAAACTTTTGGTAAACCAGCCCATTCTGCAAATCCAGAAAAAGGTATTAATGCAGTTTATAAAATGATGAAATTAATAGAAAAAATAAAAACTTTGCCTATGACACATCAAGATAAATTAGGATATGGAATTTTAGAATTGACTGATATAAAATCACTACCATATCCAGGAGCTTCAGTAGTTCCTGATTATTGTAGAGCTACTTATGATAGAAGACTTCTAGTTGGAGAAACTATGGAAGGAGTATTAAAGCCAATTCAAGATTGTATTGATGAATTAAAAAAAGAAGATCCAGAATTAGAAGCTAAAGTTTCTTATGCTATTGGTAAAGAAAAATGTTGGACTGGTGAAGAAATAAAAGGAGAAAGATTTTTCCCAGGTTGGCTTTATGATGAAAAAGAGGAATATATTCAAAAAGCATATTCAGGTTTAAAAGCAATAGGACAAAATCCTATAATAACTTATTATAACTTCTGTACAAATGGTTCACATTATGCAGGTGAAGCAAAAATTCATACAATAGGTTATGGACCATCAAAAGAAAATTTAGCACATGTTATAGATGAATATGTAGAAGTTGAACAAATAGAAAAAGTAACAGAAGGATATTATGCAATATTAGAAGCATATTTAGGAAAATAA
- the dpaL gene encoding diaminopropionate ammonia-lyase produces the protein MKMIEWVENKKIKKTKGEISGFDKESIKSVLEFHQSLPNYKKTPLIDLKELAKYCGVKKIWVKDESKRFGLNAFKVLGGSYSIGKCLSEILNEDISKLPFSVLTSKEIKKKLGDLTFITATDGNHGRGVAWMAKHLQQKSVVYMPKGSSQMRLKAIQDEGADASITDFNYDDAVRLANERAKENNWIMVQDTAWKGYEKIPLWIMQGYSTIMSEIIEELEKVKEKPTHVFLQAGVGSFAGAMQALLTEIYGEEKPITIICEPHGANCIYKSFKADDGNPHNVAGDLKTIMAGLACGEPNTISWEILRDYSNFALSCDDSISAKGMRVLSSPLGEDERIISGESGAVGIGAFISLYEEKNNYKDFWQKLNINNESCILCISTEGDTDKDGYRNVVWNGHYENN, from the coding sequence ATGAAAATGATTGAATGGGTGGAAAATAAAAAAATAAAAAAAACTAAAGGGGAAATATCTGGTTTTGATAAAGAATCAATTAAAAGTGTTTTAGAATTTCATCAAAGTTTGCCAAACTATAAAAAAACTCCTTTGATAGATTTAAAAGAGCTCGCAAAATACTGTGGAGTTAAAAAAATTTGGGTAAAAGATGAATCTAAACGTTTTGGTTTAAATGCTTTTAAAGTTTTAGGAGGCTCTTATTCAATAGGAAAATGCTTAAGTGAGATTTTAAATGAAGATATCTCAAAACTTCCATTTTCTGTATTAACTTCAAAAGAAATAAAGAAAAAATTAGGTGATTTAACTTTTATTACAGCAACTGATGGAAACCATGGACGTGGTGTTGCTTGGATGGCAAAACATCTTCAACAAAAATCAGTAGTTTATATGCCAAAAGGTTCATCACAAATGAGATTAAAAGCAATTCAAGATGAAGGTGCTGATGCAAGCATAACAGATTTCAATTATGATGATGCTGTAAGATTAGCAAATGAAAGGGCAAAGGAAAATAATTGGATAATGGTTCAAGATACTGCTTGGAAAGGATATGAAAAAATTCCCCTTTGGATAATGCAAGGATATTCTACTATTATGAGTGAAATTATAGAAGAGTTAGAAAAAGTTAAAGAAAAACCAACACATGTATTCCTACAAGCAGGAGTTGGCTCATTTGCAGGGGCAATGCAAGCATTGCTTACTGAAATATATGGGGAAGAAAAACCAATTACAATTATTTGTGAACCTCATGGAGCAAATTGCATATATAAATCATTTAAAGCAGATGATGGAAACCCACATAATGTAGCAGGAGATTTAAAAACCATTATGGCAGGACTTGCTTGTGGAGAACCAAATACTATTAGTTGGGAAATTTTAAGAGATTATTCTAATTTTGCATTATCTTGTGATGATAGTATTTCAGCAAAAGGAATGAGAGTGTTATCATCTCCACTTGGTGAAGATGAAAGAATTATTTCTGGAGAATCAGGAGCAGTTGGAATAGGAGCTTTTATAAGTCTCTATGAAGAGAAAAATAATTATAAAGATTTTTGGCAAAAATTAAATATAAATAATGAATCTTGTATTTTATGTATAAGCACAGAAGGTGATACAGATAAAGATGGTTATAGAAATGTAGTTTGGAATGGACATTATGAAAATAATTAA
- a CDS encoding sigma-54-dependent Fis family transcriptional regulator → MNFLNFILDDVKKYSEIVSKVINIDVEIMDSSFTRIAGTGTLKEKVGLNMKDESHIYHQVLKTKKTIIIFEPREDTHCFTCQKKDLCKEELEISTPIIYQDEVIGVIGLICFEKDKKYDFIEKKDLYIQFLEQISKFISYKVYVYLSSLQLKRDNEILSNIINRVQDIIILTNRKNEIELINKKGQNILGSISEDEKIILKTSSNFLNQKEFNFLYSGKEISAIGDIFTFSLEKSEELTKTLFVFKEISEFKNYLLSFHGNSSIILLESPQMQDIYSHVSKVARNDTSVLITGESGTGKEIIAKQIHDLSSYSNGPFITVNCGAIPESLMESELFGYTKGAFTGADPKGKIGFFEKANNGTIFLDEIGEMPLQIQVKILRVLQDKKITPIGSRTEKQINVRIIAATNKNLEEEVEKRNFRQDLFYRLSVFPIDIPPLRERKKDIKTLVEFFIKKYYISFQKEQKEISTDVYQHFLEYSWPGNIRELKNTIEYCMNMIEENEKTIDLKHLPPKFLGNKEKDEKIKTLKELEKEAISNLLKIYGNSSEAKKIIAKSLGVGIATLYRKLSSYNL, encoded by the coding sequence ATGAATTTTTTAAATTTTATTTTAGATGATGTTAAAAAATATTCTGAAATTGTTTCAAAGGTTATAAATATTGATGTTGAAATTATGGATTCTTCTTTTACTAGAATAGCAGGCACTGGAACTTTAAAAGAAAAAGTAGGCTTAAATATGAAGGATGAATCTCATATATATCATCAAGTTTTAAAAACAAAAAAAACTATCATAATTTTTGAACCTCGTGAGGATACTCATTGCTTTACTTGTCAAAAGAAAGATTTATGCAAGGAAGAATTAGAAATCTCAACTCCTATTATTTATCAAGATGAAGTCATTGGTGTTATAGGGCTTATTTGCTTTGAAAAGGATAAAAAATATGATTTTATTGAAAAAAAAGATTTATACATTCAATTTTTAGAACAGATTTCAAAATTTATTTCATATAAAGTTTACGTTTATTTAAGTAGTTTACAATTAAAAAGAGATAATGAAATTTTAAGTAATATTATCAATAGAGTTCAAGATATTATTATATTGACAAATAGAAAAAATGAAATTGAATTAATTAACAAAAAAGGTCAAAATATATTGGGTTCTATTTCTGAAGATGAAAAAATAATTTTAAAAACTTCTTCTAATTTCTTAAATCAAAAAGAATTTAATTTTCTGTATTCTGGAAAAGAAATTTCTGCAATAGGAGATATTTTTACTTTCTCATTGGAAAAAAGTGAAGAGCTTACAAAAACACTTTTTGTTTTTAAAGAAATTTCAGAATTTAAAAATTATCTATTAAGTTTTCATGGAAATTCATCTATTATATTATTAGAATCTCCACAAATGCAAGATATTTATTCACATGTATCAAAAGTTGCAAGAAATGATACTTCAGTTTTAATTACAGGAGAAAGTGGGACAGGAAAAGAGATTATTGCAAAACAAATTCATGATTTAAGTTCTTATTCAAATGGACCATTTATAACAGTAAATTGTGGTGCTATTCCAGAATCTTTAATGGAAAGTGAACTTTTTGGCTATACAAAAGGAGCTTTTACTGGTGCTGATCCAAAAGGAAAAATAGGATTTTTTGAAAAGGCTAATAATGGAACTATTTTTTTAGATGAAATAGGAGAAATGCCTTTACAAATACAAGTAAAAATATTAAGAGTTTTACAAGATAAAAAAATTACTCCTATTGGTTCTCGTACAGAAAAACAAATTAATGTTAGAATTATTGCAGCAACTAACAAAAATTTAGAAGAAGAAGTTGAAAAAAGAAATTTTAGACAAGATTTATTTTATCGTTTAAGTGTTTTTCCTATTGATATTCCACCATTAAGGGAAAGAAAAAAAGATATAAAAACTCTTGTTGAATTCTTTATAAAAAAATATTATATTTCTTTTCAAAAAGAACAAAAGGAAATTTCTACAGATGTTTATCAGCATTTTTTAGAATATTCTTGGCCTGGTAATATTAGGGAATTAAAAAATACAATTGAATATTGTATGAATATGATAGAAGAAAATGAAAAAACCATTGACTTAAAACATTTACCACCTAAATTTTTAGGAAATAAAGAAAAAGATGAAAAAATAAAAACATTAAAAGAATTAGAAAAAGAAGCTATTTCAAATCTTTTAAAAATTTATGGAAATAGCTCTGAAGCTAAAAAAATTATTGCTAAATCGCTTGGAGTTGGAATTGCAACATTATATAGAAAATTAAGTTCTTATAATCTTTAA
- the rpoN gene encoding RNA polymerase factor sigma-54, with amino-acid sequence MDNKLDIIEKQKLIQSLKLSQIMKLSINILKMSITELNNFIEKEISKDLSVSVELNYSNQENYDDEKEAEINYLTDEKNFFQILEEQLSYFKIETKIKEICVFIINNLNKKGYLELSKIEIKDILEVSDKELDEAFDVIHSLEPYGVGAYSLEECLKIQLKVKNLIDDKLFLFIDNYLYLLADKKYDLIKEKLNINDEQLFIYIDIIKSLNPIPSRGYSVGKVKKIIPDIFVETKKDEVFYEINRASIPQINVKDKINDKYYKKLNEIVSCIEKRFETLDKIMEIIIREQKSFFISQDKEINTLKISDVASELNLSPSTVSRAVKEKYIKTNFGIISLRKLFNLDSTVFLYQQKILEYIENENKEQPFSDQDIVNLLEKEGIKIARRTVTKYREKLGYKSSHKRKKY; translated from the coding sequence ATGGATAATAAGTTAGATATTATTGAAAAACAAAAATTAATACAGTCTTTAAAATTATCACAAATAATGAAGTTATCTATAAATATACTTAAAATGTCTATAACAGAATTGAATAATTTTATTGAAAAAGAAATTTCAAAAGATTTGAGTGTTTCAGTTGAATTAAACTATTCTAATCAAGAGAATTATGATGATGAAAAAGAAGCAGAAATTAATTATTTAACAGATGAAAAAAATTTCTTTCAAATTTTAGAAGAACAATTATCTTATTTTAAAATAGAAACAAAGATAAAGGAAATTTGCGTATTTATAATCAATAATTTGAATAAAAAAGGATATTTAGAATTATCAAAAATTGAAATAAAAGATATTTTAGAAGTAAGTGACAAAGAATTAGATGAAGCATTTGATGTAATTCATAGTTTAGAGCCTTATGGAGTTGGTGCTTATTCGTTGGAAGAATGTTTAAAAATTCAATTAAAAGTCAAAAATTTGATAGATGATAAATTATTTTTATTTATAGATAACTATCTATATTTGCTTGCAGATAAAAAATATGACTTGATAAAGGAAAAACTAAATATTAATGATGAACAACTATTTATCTATATAGATATTATTAAATCACTGAATCCTATTCCTAGCCGTGGTTATAGTGTTGGAAAAGTAAAAAAAATTATTCCAGATATTTTTGTAGAAACAAAAAAAGATGAGGTATTTTATGAAATAAACAGAGCTTCAATACCTCAAATAAATGTAAAAGATAAAATAAATGATAAATATTATAAAAAATTAAATGAAATAGTAAGTTGTATTGAAAAAAGATTTGAAACTCTTGATAAAATTATGGAGATTATTATTAGAGAACAAAAAAGCTTTTTTATAAGCCAAGATAAAGAAATTAATACTTTAAAAATTTCTGATGTTGCTTCTGAGCTAAATTTAAGTCCTTCAACAGTATCAAGAGCAGTAAAAGAAAAATATATAAAAACAAATTTTGGTATAATTTCTTTAAGAAAACTTTTTAATTTGGATTCAACAGTATTTCTATATCAACAAAAAATTTTAGAATATATTGAAAATGAGAATAAAGAACAACCTTTTTCAGACCAAGATATAGTAAATCTTTTAGAAAAAGAAGGAATAAAAATAGCTAGAAGAACAGTAACAAAATACAGAGAAAAATTAGGTTATAAATCTTCTCATAAAAGAAAAAAATATTAA